The Melanotaenia boesemani isolate fMelBoe1 chromosome 3, fMelBoe1.pri, whole genome shotgun sequence genome contains the following window.
CAGTTCACTCATAATGTTTCACGTTAAATGGATTCATGCACCaggcatcaacataacatgcaAAGGaatgttgaaatgttttatgagCACAGTTACAGGcaggagacaaaaaaagaagtatAGGGTGGAATATCAGAATTAACTTACATCAATATATAccctgtgttttgctttttgttttgttttttacccaAAACCAGCACAGTAGATAGTTCCAGTTATTCAATATGAATGATATACAACACCAGTTTTTGTTATtacatgtatattttttatgttcagaGTGAGACATTCTGTTGGTAAGTTTAAAATCAATTGATTATTCTGTTGTAGCTCACGGTGTAATAGCAGTGTTACACCTGTTAATcttgtaattattttactttggATTAAAACCAGCTAACACCCACTAACATCTGGCTTTTCTCTGCAGTAAGAAAGGATACAATCAATATGTCCAAGGTGACCAAGGTATTGTGTAAATTTAGTCAAGCTCAGATTGGAAGTGACATAAATTTGTGTTTCGTGCATTTTTCTCAGGTGCAAGTGGgagcatttctttatttttttaaaaattacctCGAAAAGGCATTAGTGTTAATGTGGTTGTAAAAAGGAAATTAGAGTTCGCTCAAACCTGGTGTTTTACAGTTAACCCGACTCTTACTCTTAACTACAACTTAACaggtaattttatttaaataaacaattaagtGGGAAATGAAGATATTTTTAATAGCCAACAAGTCAAAGAAAATATGAGTTCTGTGTTTAAAAGTGAAACAGCACTAAGTTGTAAAGACCTGAAGCTACTTGCACACAGTGTCCGAAATTAACTTTTTGACTCACTGGCCAAGTTGTCCGGTAGATGAAAAAATCCACGGGCCAAACATATCTTTTACTGGTCAAAATATtcaattattttacacacacataccattAGACACATGTTATTTCTATAACACTAGGTTGTGTTGTATCCAAACAAAGTGGATGTCACAGCAACgttaaacaaaagcaacaagaaaaatggttttatttgataaagtgttaatgtctgaattcattAACTAAAACCTAATCAGACCCTTCCCTCTCTACTCTTCATGCTTTCACACAGTCCTTGAAGTCTGGCCTCCGGCTCCTAACAGTCCTTGTGCGACAGCATTACAGCCGTGGTGGGATCATACTccctgatttttgctttttattttattgtttaaaaaataaacttaacaaaaaattataataaataacttttaagtTTATTGATCTGATTTGTGACAAATCAGTAATATTGAATATAAATAGCCtataaataatcataaaagctgatataataataatgaacttaaTAACTGATCAATATAATAAGCATAATTATTATTGATCAGTTAATTGGTTGACAGCTGTTCGTCGTCTCgcggatttttttattttattttattttatttatttattttttctcccttcgTGTCGCACCCGTTATGCAGTCAGGCTAACATCACGCCCAACAGagtgctgctgtgctgacagCGTGGCACGCGCCGGTGTTGTGCCGAAAAAAGCACCCCTGCCGTGAAATTCACCCCATCTCAATGAGCCTTACCAAAAGCCTGAACTAAACttctgataaaaagaaatatatattagACAGAAAAAAGCTTAAATGGTCTGTATATGGTCACACAGAAATAATAGAACCAGGACCAACAGGGACAGATTTACTGGAAGGAGGTGCATATTCTGGCTGCTGGGTCTGCCAGAATATGCACCCCCTTCTATATCTGACTCCAAATCACTTGCAGAAGAAGACATCTACCAAaaggaagactgaaaaacatgactaatttgTATTTACTCGCCATTTGGCGGATAGCCCTCTGAGATTTACTCGCCAAACAAAAAATTTGCACATAGGATCTGCTATGTGCTTTGCACATCACAGGGAAAGGGTACACAGCAGGAAATGAGGTTGCACACATACAAATCGCATCCAAGGTTGATGCTAGTTGCAAGGCAACTGAAAAGATATCCAGGAAAATaactggtggaggaggaggataagCAGCTAAGACAACGAGGATTTGTTATGCCCTCATGACAAAAGAGCAGTTTGTTGAGTTTAGTTTCAGGAGCCATACTTGTAAAATGACCTCTACCAGGTAAACCTGGGAGATATTTGACAGCCTGAGGAGAGACCACAAAAATGAGGACCAACTTTAGGCAGCTGGTCACTATACAAAAGTTTGTCAATTTGCATGAGGTGGGAGATTTGTTGAGATCTGCCAGATTCCCTGTCAGTGGACATGCCTATTGTTATCACAGAGCGCTGAGCACATGCTGAGTATTTGGCTTATTACCAAAACAGAGCATGCAGGTGACATGCCCCACCTTGCACTGTGCCCATATATGATCCAGTACTTGGCACTATCCTGTCTTCTTAACAATAACAACAGTaacaatcactttttttttcctcaaacacGTGCACACCAGCAGACTTCAGGACTCTCTCCTGCTGTTAGAAATCTATATTTGCAAAATTCAAAGCAACCTGTTTTACAACCTTTccactataaaaaaatatattttattgtgggaggatggatgataGCTGGACAAATATGATTGTAGAATTGGAGAAATCTCACAACAAAGTTTGAGAATGGGGCTAGATTTAAATGGACATCTTTAAGGGTGGTCTCATGAAAAGTATGTGTTTATATTAGAAAATCCTCAGCTGCtttccagtaaaaaaaaatgcctttttAAGTTTTGTGGCATAAGTATATATAATGCAACATATTTTGTACAatcaaatagatttttttatcatttttttcaggTCATCTCTTGGTCCAGAAGGTTCTGGTGCAGCGTCAAGCAACAGGCGTCTGCAACAGACACAGGCCCAGGTGGATGAGGTAAGATATTATTTCAAATTTTTACATGgtaatgaattttaaaaagtataacttatttaatctttttatgattttatccGTGTTAATTCAGGGCTATCAAAGTAAGTAATATCCAAACGttaattaaatctaaaaattAGTATATAATTAGATTCTTGTTTGCTGCAATGTCAATACCACGGGCGTCATTTTCTCCTCTAGTTGATTGATCTAATTTTTTAGGTCATTAAACAGCTATGTTGTTCTCACTTGGCTTTCACTTTGAGCTGACATGTATTTTTCAGAAGAAACAGTCAGACCTGTAACACAGCAGTTCTAAAGTCATAATTAGGATAAGATGGGGAAGAGGCAGGCTAAAATCTACCCGATATGAAATTATCACACAATCTATAagataaatgtatttaaaaaagggAATACTGTGTATCTTATGTATTGCCATTGCTGTGGTAAAACATTTGCTTGCTGCCATGTGCAGGCAGCACTTTAAAAGCTAATCGGTCTGGCGAAGagactaaaggcccatttatgctcccttacgtaaaTTTTACGTAAATAGGGGCGTCCGTCGcagtcctcatacttccatgcttCGTTTACGTTGCCATTCAGTTACTCTGCTAGTGGGCATTGCTGAGTTTAGAGTTCACTAACGCTGTCCTACGTCAGTTTTAGACACCGGTTGGCAGCGGTAGTGCACCAGTATAAAGTTGTTTCTAAccgcccaacacgccctaaacaatCACATTgcttttcttcaaaagctcgcacaatttctacatttgttgttcttgtcttcattcttattattttttttttcttcctcttctttttttgctgttcctcctcttcttctctggttaatttttttttttctcattggtTGCATGTCACCTATTCTGCCCAGCACTGCACCGGTGATATCCAGTAGTATTGGAAACTATCTGTCCGTCTGCTTATACATTTTCTGCATTGAGCATAAAAACGTCTTTAGGGTGCGTTCACACCAGAATATTCCAGGGGACTCAGTTTGGTCTGGGAATTCTGAAAAACTTCAGACCTTTCTTTGGTTGGGTTTGCTTTCACCTTGCACTTTACTCAGTGAACCAAACTGCCTGTAAAACATCTAGTAGTTTGAATAGCTGCTCGCTAGGGGCAATTTTCCCCCAGATgatcaagaaagaaaaacagcaggaggaAGAAGTTTGCCAGAACTGAAAATGGGAATCCTTTCCCTTCAGAGCTTCAGAGTTCACTGCTTTGGTTCACCCACCAGAGTGCAAATGACCATTCACTCTACTCAAAATAAACTATACTCTGTGGAAGCAGAGCttgtttaaagtggaccaaacagccATCAGTATGAATGTGCCCTTAAATGACAATCAAATTTGGGATGTCCAACCGAAGAGTTGGTTTGAAGTTTTAAACAAAGCTGTCAACCAGAATGGTTTTtgaaatgtcatgttttaaaatcttaGTCTAGACATTATTTGCAACTCtatacttaaaaagaaaagttaaaatgcATATCTTTCCTAGTGTCTGTATTCTTTGTGTCATCTAGCAGCCCTCCCCCACCCTTCCCTTCCCTCCCTTCTTATTTCAGTCTAGTGCAGAATCTTGCATAACCCTTGGCAGCAGTACCATGATTCACCAAATGGAATATGTTTCTCTCTAATACTCTACTTCCCCATGGCATGGATATATTTAAAGACCTTCAAAGGAAGctatttcttctttaattttAAGAGCTATTAAAAACCATGTTAGTGCAGACATAAAGTAAAAGGATCTCACAATAATTGTCATTActgttgtctttttctctctttccattGAGGTTTGCCCCTCCCACGTAGAACTTTAACCTCAGTGCATTGCACACGGAATCCAATTGGCTGccagatatttatgtaatcaCCGTCTCCATGGTTATGTAAGGCCTGCATGGGCCTGCACACCTCTACTATGCTGCTCTGTCTGAAGGGAGGAGCTGCAGAGGGGTTTGTGGAGCAGTGGAACATATGGGTTATGTGTATTCCGTGACACTGTCCGTGCACACGTATACTTACTTTGTTTTGGCTCTAGATGAATATTGGTTGTGGTGTTGGGTAATATTGCCTGGGgctattttgcattttaaagtgTTATATCATCATATTAAAAGAATTATATAATTGTACATtcccaaacattttctttgctctATATGTATTCTAAAACcaaaagtaaagagaaaaaaaaatgctagcaattgtagtttaaaaaaaaagaaaaataaaataatgatgcTATCATATTTGACGTGCATAACATTTGAACATAAAAGAAATGTACAAGAATGAACTCATAGCAAGTgtttgtctgttatgtgtttttttttttttttaataggtgGTGGATATTATGCGTGTCAATGTGGACAAAGTGCTGGAACGTGATCAGAAACTGTCAGATCTGGATGACAGAGCAGATGCACTGCAGGCTGGAGCCTCCCAGTTTGAGACCAGTGCTGCtaagctgaaaagaaaatactgGTGGAAGAACTGCAAGGTAACTAATTACAGTTTGGTCCAAAATTGACTAATCGTTCCTTactggtgattttaactttAACTGAACCGGATTCCAGCACCATTTGGAATGATCAACATTTAATGTTCACATAATCTCATTTTTATTAAGAGAAATGATTTGactgcataaaataaataaaaataggaatTGATTGTACATGTCAACACAATTTTGTTTGAATGTTAACTTTTCtctactccttttttttttttttttttttttttttttttttttttttttagatgtgggCTATCCTGATAGCTGTTATAGtgatcattatcatcatcatcgttgGTGAGTGTCAAACCGCAGAAAAAGTGGAATCATCAatattacattatttaaaaatagattttatcttgatcttcatttttaaagttcATAAACAGTGCTGTATAGAACAACCTGCACCATAACAACatctattatattatattatattatctgTATTCTTTCTCTCAGTTTCTAAAACCAAAGTTTTTACTTCATTCACAGTTTGGTATTACTCATagaacagcagcaggaggaggaggagtagagGCAACGATGAAGAAGAGGAGTGGGGCAATGTGCATACCTTGAGTCTCAGAGGAAGAAATCCCATGAATAGTGGCTACTGACCCCCACGTTATTCACCTCTGCAGGGGTCTTCATTCCTTGTCTTGGATTGccatatgtgtgtttgtgtgtgtgtgtttgcacatctGCTTGAATCACAATATTGAATTTTTCCATGCATTAATACACCTTACTGGACGTTACAACACTCATCTGAATGCCATGCCACATACCAAAGAAAActcaaatatacaaaaaatagtTGATTGGGAAAAGTGAAACTGATTAAGTCTGTAAAAATGTATACATTAATACCATTGGATTCTGtgacacacacatagacacattCCAACCTCAAGGTTTGAAGTAATGAATATTGATGTAAACTCCTCAACTTATATTtgcattattatattttattaataaccTCCGATTTTGTGTGCCAGGCACCTTTTGATTTTGTTCTGTTAGTGTGTTAGATGCCTTTTCCAGCACAGACTTGCTTTTCTGAATTTAACATCAGTATTTTGATatttcttctcattttaaaaagatttagtCTGTTTTGCATATGGTTACAGCTGAGTAGTAGATAGTGGGATACAGTGGCTCCATTTTATATTTGAACATGGATAAGTGCTAATTGACTTTTTTTGTAagaaacatgaaacaagaaTTGATTAAAGAGGAATTTTGCAGAAACAGACAGCTAACTAGAAAGACACTATTGAACCACCTCACCATACCAGTCTTCATTCGTCTTCTTTTGGGTTGCACTTCCTATGCTGTAAAGCTTTTGTTTAGATAAGTGCCTATATGCCAAGGCCAAACGGCTTAACAGCCTTTCAAAAGCCAGATAAAACTGCCTtacaaaagaacaaaagtgCTAACTTTTAAAAGGATGTCTCAATAAAATGCTCTCATGTGCATCAAAAAGATTGACTTTGTTAAATGTACAAACTCAACATGAGTACATGTAGTGTTAATCAGATCTCATAATGGGATTCTCCAACAGAGAGCAGCCAAAACTACAGCCATACTTTGTACTGTGTGTACCAGTTAGGGTACCAACCAGTAATAGTGCCTTGTGAATACTCTTGACTGTTCAAAAACCTTGCTTGTGTTAATAAGTAGAAAACCTTTAATTAAGTCCTGTGTAAagtcacactgacatttattccATCTGATTGATGTAAAATAATGCTCTCGtgatcatttagttttaatatataacaattttatttacaaCCTGATAGATGTGTAAGTTACTAATCCTCGGgagtctttaaatttttttgtggtGCTCAGCTCACTTTTGCTAAACATTATGGAAGagtgtggaagaaaatgttATTGGACCTTGACATTGTGATATGCAGCATGCTACACCAACactggattattttttttctatatttcaatct
Protein-coding sequences here:
- the vamp3 gene encoding vesicle-associated membrane protein 3 codes for the protein MSSLGPEGSGAASSNRRLQQTQAQVDEVVDIMRVNVDKVLERDQKLSDLDDRADALQAGASQFETSAAKLKRKYWWKNCKMWAILIAVIVIIIIIIVVWYYS